A single genomic interval of bacterium harbors:
- the rpoC gene encoding DNA-directed RNA polymerase subunit beta', with the protein MNNQIERFKEYLSISRFNAIKISVASPEKIKSLSYGEVKKIETINYRTLKPERDGLFCARIFGPVKDWECNCGKYKRMKHRGVTCEKCGVEVIQARVRRERMGHVELVAPVVHIWYLKGIPSYLSLILDMAVKDLERVVYFDAYMVIRQGLSPYSPRTLLTTTEFLDYIESKPEDLDFYAETGAEAVLQILHNFDLTLEISHIKKQYSATTSAAVRHRFIRRMKVLNNLMQSNIRPDWMVMKVLPVLPPDLRPLVPLEGGRFASSDLNELYRRVLNRNIRLQRLIEIEAPSVIIKNEKRMLQESVDALIDNGRRGQYVRGSNKRPLKSLSEMLRGKQGRFRQNLLGRRVDYSGRSVIVVDPELKLDQCGLPKMMALELFKPYVYAGLMEHETVPNMRVARRLVDELDPLVWDVLEEVVHDRPIILNRAPTLHRLGIQAFYPLLVDGKAIKIHPLVCQAFNADFDGDQMAVHIPLSKNAQAECKNLILSSRNILSPANGKPLTCPSQDMVLGLYYITKVRMGAKGQDAVFPSVDNVISAYQCGAVDLHASVKVRLMSGEIVSTTVGRVILYDALPVGSDFAWINKVMNKSDLAKMVERVYYRFEHKEAVETLDKIKKLGFSYATRAGISISIENLIIPEEKDRIIQHAFAEVERVEKLYMDGVITNGERRSKVISIWFHATAEVATAMYKKFEEEDKQAFNNGDRAFKPFNPIFMMLDSGARGTKDQVKQLVGMRGAMAKPNGEVIETPVCSNFKEGLKVFEYFTSTHGARKGQSDVALKTANSGYLTRRLVDVAHDVVITAEDCQTLGYVEMEDLKDAGDIICPLAERVFGRVVAADVKDVITGDIVLTQGSVITRDDLPRIFASAVSKIPVRSVLTCQAKRGICARCYGYDLSKSALVEIGTPVGVIAAQSIGEPGTQLTMRTFHIGGTASGLGEQSFFVAKNDGVVLWKGIRVIKDLEGNSKVVSRRARIAIISKDGRELQQNSVEYGSVIYVQNGQEITAGTKLVEWDPNNTVLLTETAGYVSFIDLHENITFQERFDEATKKSDFVLLETRGEKYQPACAIMNEQQEEIGRVFLPAGSRLSIVNGQYVNVGDILVKMPREAAKTKDITGGLPRISELFEARAPKDPAVIADIDGQIVIGGIHRGYRKVSIVSGAETREYLIPRGKQLSVVDGETVAVGDFLTSGLPVLQDILQILGPDVAQKYLVDQIEQIYRLQGVSINAKHYELIVRQMTRKVRIVERGDSDFMIGDRIDRVHFQMVNSALRAEGKKVAVARPVVQGLIHASLGTESFISAASFQETTGILTAGAIAGQIDYLYGLKENVIVGKVIPAGTGVGSFKQKYLGSNDDSN; encoded by the coding sequence TTGAATAATCAGATAGAACGGTTCAAAGAGTATTTAAGTATTAGTCGTTTTAATGCAATTAAAATCAGTGTTGCTTCGCCTGAAAAAATAAAATCACTCTCCTATGGTGAAGTTAAAAAAATTGAAACAATTAACTATCGAACACTCAAGCCTGAACGAGATGGTTTGTTTTGTGCCAGAATTTTTGGTCCTGTGAAGGATTGGGAATGTAATTGTGGTAAATATAAAAGAATGAAGCATCGTGGGGTTACGTGCGAAAAATGTGGTGTAGAGGTTATTCAGGCTCGGGTTCGTAGAGAACGAATGGGACATGTCGAACTTGTTGCTCCGGTAGTACATATCTGGTACTTGAAAGGTATTCCGAGTTATTTGAGTCTTATTTTAGACATGGCTGTTAAAGACCTTGAAAGAGTAGTCTATTTTGATGCATACATGGTTATTAGACAGGGGCTTTCTCCTTATTCTCCTCGAACGTTATTAACGACGACAGAGTTTTTAGATTATATAGAATCAAAACCGGAAGATCTTGATTTTTATGCAGAAACTGGTGCCGAAGCGGTATTGCAGATTTTGCATAATTTTGATCTGACGCTTGAAATTTCACATATTAAAAAGCAGTATTCTGCAACTACGTCTGCTGCTGTGCGTCATCGTTTTATTCGGCGAATGAAGGTTTTAAATAACCTTATGCAAAGTAATATTCGGCCTGATTGGATGGTAATGAAGGTGTTGCCGGTATTACCTCCAGATTTAAGGCCTCTTGTGCCATTAGAAGGTGGAAGGTTCGCAAGTTCAGATCTGAATGAGTTGTATCGACGTGTTTTGAATAGAAATATTCGGTTGCAACGTTTAATTGAAATCGAAGCCCCTTCAGTTATTATTAAAAATGAAAAACGAATGTTGCAGGAGTCTGTTGATGCTCTTATTGATAATGGTCGACGTGGTCAATATGTCCGGGGATCGAATAAGCGTCCATTGAAATCTTTGAGTGAAATGTTGAGGGGTAAACAGGGTCGATTTCGACAAAATCTTTTAGGTCGACGTGTAGACTATTCGGGACGTTCAGTTATTGTTGTTGATCCTGAATTGAAGCTTGATCAATGTGGATTGCCAAAAATGATGGCTCTTGAGCTGTTTAAACCTTATGTTTATGCAGGTTTAATGGAACATGAAACAGTACCGAATATGCGTGTTGCGCGTAGGTTGGTGGATGAGCTCGATCCGTTAGTTTGGGATGTGCTCGAAGAAGTGGTTCATGATCGTCCCATTATTTTAAACCGTGCTCCTACTTTGCATCGTTTGGGGATACAGGCTTTTTATCCTCTATTGGTTGACGGCAAAGCGATCAAAATTCATCCACTGGTGTGTCAGGCGTTTAATGCTGACTTTGATGGTGACCAGATGGCTGTTCATATTCCTTTGAGTAAAAATGCTCAGGCAGAATGTAAAAATCTTATTTTGTCTTCGCGTAATATTTTATCTCCTGCGAATGGTAAACCGCTTACGTGTCCGTCACAAGACATGGTTTTAGGCCTTTATTACATTACTAAAGTTCGCATGGGTGCAAAGGGTCAGGACGCTGTTTTTCCATCAGTTGACAACGTGATTTCCGCATATCAATGTGGTGCAGTTGACCTGCATGCAAGTGTTAAGGTTCGACTTATGTCTGGCGAAATTGTTTCCACGACAGTTGGGCGGGTTATTCTGTATGATGCGTTGCCTGTAGGATCAGATTTTGCTTGGATCAATAAGGTTATGAATAAGAGCGATTTGGCCAAAATGGTTGAGAGAGTTTATTATCGTTTTGAACATAAAGAAGCAGTTGAGACGTTAGATAAAATCAAAAAGCTTGGTTTTTCTTATGCTACGCGTGCAGGGATTTCTATTTCGATTGAAAATTTAATTATACCTGAAGAAAAAGATCGTATTATTCAGCATGCCTTTGCCGAAGTTGAACGTGTTGAAAAATTGTATATGGATGGTGTTATTACAAATGGTGAGCGGCGTAGTAAGGTAATTAGTATCTGGTTTCATGCGACAGCTGAAGTTGCAACGGCAATGTATAAAAAATTTGAAGAGGAAGATAAGCAGGCTTTTAACAATGGAGATCGTGCCTTTAAACCATTTAATCCGATCTTTATGATGTTGGATTCTGGGGCTCGGGGTACCAAAGATCAGGTGAAACAGCTTGTTGGTATGCGTGGTGCGATGGCTAAACCGAATGGTGAAGTTATTGAAACACCTGTCTGCTCTAATTTTAAAGAAGGACTTAAAGTTTTTGAATATTTTACTTCTACTCATGGTGCTCGTAAAGGTCAGTCTGACGTTGCGTTAAAAACTGCTAACTCCGGTTATTTGACCCGTCGTCTGGTTGATGTAGCACATGATGTAGTGATTACTGCTGAAGATTGTCAAACACTTGGTTATGTTGAAATGGAAGATTTGAAAGATGCTGGTGATATTATTTGTCCATTAGCAGAACGGGTGTTTGGACGCGTTGTTGCTGCAGATGTGAAGGATGTCATTACTGGTGATATAGTTTTAACACAAGGATCAGTGATTACCAGAGATGACCTGCCGAGAATTTTTGCTTCTGCTGTATCAAAGATTCCTGTTCGTTCTGTGTTGACGTGTCAAGCTAAGCGTGGTATTTGTGCGCGGTGTTATGGTTATGATCTTTCAAAGAGTGCTTTGGTTGAGATTGGTACGCCGGTCGGAGTTATTGCTGCTCAATCAATTGGTGAACCTGGAACTCAGTTGACTATGAGAACCTTCCATATTGGTGGTACTGCAAGTGGCTTGGGAGAACAGTCGTTTTTTGTTGCGAAAAATGATGGCGTTGTATTATGGAAAGGTATCCGGGTTATTAAGGATCTTGAAGGTAACAGTAAGGTAGTAAGTCGGCGTGCACGAATTGCCATTATTTCAAAAGATGGACGTGAGTTACAACAGAATAGTGTTGAGTATGGCTCGGTAATTTACGTACAAAATGGTCAAGAAATTACTGCTGGAACAAAGTTGGTTGAATGGGATCCGAATAATACAGTATTGCTTACCGAGACAGCTGGTTATGTAAGTTTTATTGATCTTCATGAAAACATTACCTTTCAAGAGCGGTTTGATGAAGCCACTAAAAAATCGGATTTTGTGCTTTTGGAAACACGTGGAGAAAAGTATCAACCCGCATGTGCAATTATGAATGAACAACAGGAGGAGATCGGTAGAGTATTTTTACCTGCCGGGTCACGTCTAAGCATTGTAAATGGTCAGTATGTTAATGTGGGTGATATCCTTGTAAAGATGCCACGTGAGGCAGCAAAAACGAAAGATATTACCGGTGGGTTGCCACGTATTTCTGAGTTGTTTGAAGCTCGTGCTCCAAAGGATCCTGCAGTGATTGCTGATATTGATGGACAGATTGTTATTGGCGGTATTCATAGGGGGTATCGAAAAGTAAGTATTGTCTCTGGCGCAGAAACACGTGAATATTTAATTCCACGAGGTAAGCAGTTGAGTGTTGTGGATGGTGAAACAGTTGCTGTTGGTGACTTTTTGACATCCGGTTTACCTGTTTTACAGGATATTTTGCAGATTTTAGGACCGGATGTGGCGCAAAAATATCTGGTTGATCAGATTGAACAGATATATCGACTGCAGGGTGTGAGTATTAATGCAAAGCATTACGAATTGATTGTCCGTCAAATGACTCGTAAAGTTCGTATCGTTGAGCGTGGAGACAGTGATTTTATGATCGGTGATCGTATTGATCGTGTTCATTTCCAGATGGTTAATAGTGCATTGCGAGCAGAAGGTAAAAAGGTTGCTGTTGCAAGACCTGTGGTGCAGGGATTAATTCATGCTTCTCTTGGAACAGAAAGTTTTATATCAGCGGCGTCTTTCCAAGAAACTACTGGTATTTTGACCGCGGGAGCAATTGCAGGACAAATTGATTATTTATATGGTTTAAAAGAGAACGTTATTGTTGGTAAGGTAATACCTGCCGGAACCGGTGTGGGTTCTTTTAAGCAAAAGTATCTTGGATCCAATGATGATAGTAATTAA
- the rph gene encoding ribonuclease PH, protein MVLTAKENLAIRPFSLEYDFITTVPAAVLIRLGKTKVLVTVSLQKGVPQFLKNSGQGWLTAEYSMLPHATTVRSARETANGQKNGRSVEISRLIGRVLRAVVDTDFGEQTLYIDCEVLEADGGTRAAAIIAASVALERAQSVLLDMRKIKKPFLKERVVAISVGIVNNTIVIDPTFEDDQRLHADFNIILTESGNLLELHGGAEKGSVSWSVIEQAKEIALQNASMIFAKIRSDSMGHDAGGAGQANDQKKSAPSVMSKELSSVKYSAEQSERFGLFSLKNRLDVASKVTK, encoded by the coding sequence GTGGTTTTGACAGCAAAAGAGAATCTGGCGATACGCCCTTTCTCATTGGAATATGATTTTATTACGACAGTGCCTGCGGCTGTTTTGATAAGGCTTGGTAAAACGAAAGTATTAGTTACTGTTTCCTTGCAAAAAGGTGTGCCACAGTTTTTGAAAAACAGTGGACAGGGGTGGTTGACAGCTGAGTATTCGATGTTGCCACATGCGACAACTGTGCGATCAGCTCGTGAAACCGCGAATGGTCAAAAAAATGGTCGTTCAGTTGAAATTTCTCGTTTAATTGGCAGAGTACTTCGCGCAGTAGTTGATACGGATTTTGGTGAACAAACATTATATATAGACTGCGAGGTCTTGGAAGCTGATGGAGGGACCAGGGCGGCGGCAATTATTGCTGCGTCAGTGGCCCTTGAGCGTGCACAATCGGTTTTGCTTGACATGCGTAAAATTAAAAAACCATTTTTAAAAGAGCGGGTTGTTGCTATTTCAGTTGGAATAGTGAATAATACGATTGTCATTGATCCTACGTTTGAAGACGACCAAAGATTGCACGCTGATTTTAATATTATTTTGACAGAGTCAGGTAATTTACTTGAACTGCATGGTGGAGCAGAAAAGGGATCTGTGTCATGGTCAGTAATCGAACAAGCAAAAGAGATTGCCTTGCAGAATGCAAGCATGATTTTTGCAAAAATAAGATCTGATAGCATGGGACATGACGCGGGCGGCGCAGGGCAAGCGAATGATCAAAAAAAGAGTGCGCCTTCAGTTATGAGTAAAGAATTGAGTTCTGTAAAATATTCAGCAGAACAGAGTGAACGTTTTGGTTTGTTTTCTTTAAAAAATAGGTTGGACGTTGCAAGTAAGGTAACAAAGTAG
- a CDS encoding DUF502 domain-containing protein, producing the protein MNHHSFLKKLSDFASKLFSSGLIAILPITITVSLLGSSVRLLIGWLTPLRQFIKPSILQMIPHAEIILAIFGVFIIGTLYNHFLFDRLLHAIELLVKKIPLVRLVYAGSKQLVKTFGSQEKMAFQRVVLIHFPRHGIYSIGFLTSQLSPEIAPSHLEPYYTIFIPTTPNPTSGFCIVAPEKELIPTNLSSQEAMAMIISGGIIQPESQMKKEKELFHA; encoded by the coding sequence ATGAATCATCATTCATTTTTAAAAAAATTATCTGATTTTGCATCAAAACTTTTCAGCAGCGGACTTATTGCCATTTTACCAATCACCATCACCGTTAGTTTATTAGGTTCTTCCGTAAGATTATTGATCGGATGGCTTACCCCGTTACGACAATTTATCAAACCATCTATTTTACAAATGATTCCACATGCTGAAATCATCCTTGCAATTTTTGGGGTATTTATCATTGGAACTTTATATAATCACTTTCTATTCGATCGACTTTTGCATGCGATTGAACTGTTAGTAAAAAAAATTCCACTTGTTCGCCTTGTCTATGCTGGCTCAAAACAGCTTGTCAAAACATTCGGCTCACAAGAAAAGATGGCATTTCAGCGAGTCGTCCTTATACACTTTCCACGACATGGAATCTATAGCATAGGATTTTTGACTAGTCAGTTAAGTCCTGAAATTGCACCCTCACATCTGGAACCGTACTACACGATCTTCATACCGACAACCCCAAATCCAACAAGCGGATTCTGTATCGTAGCCCCTGAAAAAGAGCTTATTCCCACGAATCTATCAAGCCAAGAAGCAATGGCTATGATTATTTCAGGTGGCATTATTCAACCTGAATCTCAGATGAAAAAAGAAAAAGAACTATTCCACGCGTAA
- the rpsO gene encoding 30S ribosomal protein S15, whose product MLKNEKQGLIAEYAKHAQDSGSSAVQIAIITKRIVELTEHCKKHKKDFSTKRGLQKLVAQRRSLLTYVARKNSVEYKTLLQKLGIRR is encoded by the coding sequence ATGCTAAAGAATGAAAAACAAGGATTGATTGCGGAATATGCTAAACATGCTCAAGATAGTGGTTCTAGTGCTGTGCAGATTGCAATTATTACAAAAAGAATTGTTGAGTTAACTGAGCATTGTAAAAAGCATAAAAAGGATTTCAGCACAAAGCGTGGCTTACAAAAACTGGTTGCGCAGCGTAGAAGTTTATTAACATACGTTGCACGAAAAAATAGTGTTGAATATAAAACTTTGTTGCAAAAACTTGGTATCAGAAGATAG
- the pnp gene encoding polyribonucleotide nucleotidyltransferase, which produces MVKVFKCEEYGFEVEIGKVALQANGAVWFKQGGTILLATATSAASEDFPGFFPLTVDYKEYQSAAGKIPGGFFKREGKSTDREVLTSRLIDRALRPLFPSTYFEQVQVLATVYSVDRDHMPNTVSLLACSLALTISDIPFLEPVGVVELGRVNGEWIINPTYKDFLLSDVRLVVAGTKEGICMVEGSLNEVSEKDFLDMLFKAHEVIKKLVVWQEDIARALGKEKRAIEDRYQWSKWTALIEAFLTEDKVQNAYKEDKLERQKYFDLLRSEFTALHETAMEEQGVPTSVIDYIFDTVFKDQLTELVFVNGKRIDGRKFDAIRPISVEVGLLPFTHGSALFTRGRTQALVSVTLGTGDDEQRIESLMQQGLDEDGSFILHYNFLPFSTGEVKSLRGPGRREVGHGHLAASAIKYQKPSKEAFPYVIRVVSDILESDGSSSMATACGAIMALMNAGVPVKKMISGIAMGLLKRKNGEFCVLSDISGIEDAFGLMDFKVVGTNDGVTAIQMDIKYKGGLTREIFEQALKQARDGRIHIMNEMKKVITEPSKELSYLVPKVHVVKINTDKIGAVIGGGGKTIREIIDQTGTAIDIEDDGTVKIFGGPDAKLDVAIRWVKTLAGQITRGDTFEGKIRRFAEFGMFVELVPGLDGLVHLSNMPKPVQKTFAKEYRIEDRVKVEVLEHDESNGRVSLRLLSAPVQIEAA; this is translated from the coding sequence ATGGTCAAAGTATTTAAATGTGAAGAATATGGGTTTGAAGTAGAGATAGGCAAAGTTGCATTACAAGCTAATGGTGCAGTCTGGTTCAAGCAGGGTGGCACTATCTTATTAGCAACCGCTACAAGCGCTGCTTCTGAAGATTTTCCTGGTTTTTTTCCGTTGACGGTAGATTACAAAGAGTATCAGTCAGCGGCAGGTAAAATTCCTGGAGGATTTTTTAAGCGTGAAGGAAAGTCAACTGATCGTGAAGTTTTGACAAGCAGATTGATTGATCGTGCGCTTAGACCATTGTTTCCATCAACTTATTTTGAGCAGGTGCAGGTTTTGGCAACGGTGTATTCTGTTGATCGAGACCATATGCCTAACACTGTCTCTTTGCTTGCCTGTTCTTTAGCGTTAACCATTTCTGATATTCCATTTTTAGAACCGGTAGGTGTTGTTGAACTTGGTAGAGTGAATGGTGAGTGGATTATTAATCCAACATACAAAGATTTTCTACTTTCTGATGTGCGTTTAGTGGTTGCAGGCACAAAGGAAGGTATCTGTATGGTTGAGGGCTCACTGAATGAGGTATCTGAAAAAGATTTCTTGGATATGTTGTTTAAGGCTCATGAAGTCATTAAAAAACTTGTTGTATGGCAGGAAGATATTGCAAGAGCATTAGGCAAAGAAAAAAGAGCGATTGAAGATCGATATCAGTGGTCAAAATGGACTGCTCTCATAGAAGCATTTTTGACCGAAGATAAGGTCCAAAATGCTTATAAAGAAGACAAATTAGAACGTCAAAAATATTTTGATCTGCTTCGATCAGAATTTACTGCATTGCATGAGACAGCAATGGAAGAACAAGGCGTTCCTACTTCTGTTATAGATTATATATTTGACACAGTGTTTAAAGATCAGTTGACTGAGCTTGTTTTTGTCAATGGTAAACGTATTGATGGAAGAAAGTTTGATGCAATTAGACCAATTTCTGTAGAAGTTGGTTTGTTACCGTTTACACATGGGTCTGCACTGTTTACTCGTGGAAGAACACAGGCATTGGTTAGTGTTACCTTGGGTACTGGTGATGACGAGCAGAGGATAGAAAGCTTAATGCAACAGGGACTGGATGAAGATGGTTCGTTTATATTGCATTATAATTTCTTACCATTTTCGACCGGTGAAGTAAAAAGTTTGCGTGGACCTGGAAGGCGAGAAGTTGGACATGGTCATTTGGCGGCGTCTGCGATTAAATATCAAAAGCCTAGCAAAGAAGCGTTTCCTTATGTTATTCGTGTTGTCTCAGATATTTTAGAGTCTGATGGATCTTCCTCAATGGCAACGGCTTGTGGTGCAATTATGGCACTTATGAATGCTGGTGTTCCTGTTAAAAAAATGATTTCAGGCATCGCAATGGGCCTTTTGAAACGTAAGAATGGTGAGTTCTGTGTATTGTCTGATATTTCTGGTATTGAAGATGCGTTTGGATTGATGGATTTTAAAGTTGTTGGTACTAATGATGGTGTTACGGCGATTCAGATGGATATCAAATATAAAGGCGGTCTAACGCGTGAGATATTTGAACAAGCATTGAAGCAGGCTCGGGATGGTCGCATACATATCATGAATGAAATGAAAAAAGTGATAACTGAGCCAAGCAAAGAGCTGTCATATTTAGTTCCAAAAGTACATGTTGTAAAAATTAATACTGACAAAATTGGTGCCGTTATTGGTGGTGGCGGCAAAACAATCCGTGAAATTATTGATCAGACTGGTACTGCAATTGATATTGAAGATGATGGAACGGTTAAAATTTTTGGTGGACCGGACGCAAAGTTAGATGTTGCAATCAGATGGGTCAAAACGCTTGCGGGACAGATTACTCGTGGTGATACGTTTGAAGGAAAGATCAGGCGTTTTGCAGAGTTTGGGATGTTTGTTGAGCTTGTTCCAGGCCTCGATGGGTTAGTGCATCTGTCGAATATGCCAAAACCGGTTCAAAAAACGTTTGCAAAAGAATATCGCATTGAAGATCGTGTGAAAGTTGAAGTCTTAGAGCATGATGAAAGTAATGGTCGAGTAAGCTTGCGTTTATTGAGTGCTCCTGTGCAGATTGAAGCGGCATAA